CCTCGCGGCTCTCGACGAACTGGCCGGGACGGTGGGGGCCTTCGGCGCCGAGGCCCTCGTCCTCGCCCTCGGCTATGACGGCCACCGGGAGGACCCGCTCGCCACCCTGGCGCTGTCCACCGCCGCGTTCCGGGCCATCGGGGCGCGGATCCACGCCATGGCCCTGCCCACAGCGGTCGTCCAGGAAGGGGGCTACGGCCTCGACGTCATCGGCGACTGCCTGGCCGAGTTCCTGGCCGGCGCCGATCCGGCGGGCTGAGGGGCAGGTCGCGGTGCCGTGTCGGGCTGCGGCCGCGCCGTTGCACGATCCCCGGGCCGTGCCCATATGGTGCAAGGACCGAAGGGTGGATCGCATGCGCACGTTGAGCTGTGCCCTTTTCGCCGCCGTCCTGGCCACACCCGCCATGGCGGCCGACGTGCCGCAGGCCGTCGAGCCGCTCGCGCCCGTGCCGGTCACGCTGCCGTTCAGCTGGACGGGCTTCTATGTCGGCGTCAACGCCGGCGCGGCCATCGACGGGTCCGACGTGAGCAACCGTCTCGGCGGCTCGTTCCTGACCAGCCCCGACGCAGCCGCCTACCAGCGGCAATATCCCGGCTCGCTCGGCTCGGGCAGCACCGGCTTCACCGGCGGCGGCCTGCTCGGCTACAACTGGCAGTTCTCGAATTTCGTCCTCGGCGGCGAGGCCGACATCAACTATGCCGGAATCGATTCGTCCTCATCGCGTGCCTTTGCGCTGACCGCCCCGTTCGTCGGCAACGAGAGCCAGCGCTACGGCCTGCGGTCCGACTGGTTCGGCACGGTGCGCGCCCGCGCCGGCTTCGCCTGGGACAGCCTGCTGATCTACGGCACGGGAGGCCTCGCCTATGGCGACGTGCGCGCCTCCGCGCGCCAGACCGAGACGCAAGGCGGCGTCACCACCTTCGACTGGTCGGGCGCGAGCTCGGACACCAAGGTCGGCTGGACCGCGGGCGCCGGCATCGAATACGCCCTCGACGACAACTGGATCATCGGCGCCGAATATCTGCATGTCGACCTCGGCAGGTCGCGCTTCGCCATGCCCGACGCCGGCGGCAGCGCCTTCACCATGACCGGCCGCGCCGACGCCAAGTTCGACGTCGTTCGCGCCACGGTGAAATACAAGTTCTGATCTCGCGGCGTCATGAGCGCGCGCGCAGCCCGTCGAGGGCGACGGCCGCCAGCCTCTCCGCTTGCGGCGCGCCGATGTCCTCGTCCAGCAGCAGCCGATACCAGACGGCGCCGAACACCAGCAGGACCGCGGCCTCGACATCGGCTCCGGCCGGCAGATCGCCGCGAGCGATGCCGGCGCGCAGCAGGCGGCGCAGCGCCTCACGCCGCGGCTCGACGAAGCGCGTGCGGAACAGGCCGCGGAACGCCGCATCGTGCTGCGCGCTCGCCATCAGGCCGCGGACGCCGGCGCCCGAGATCGCCAGCGCCGCGAAGGTGCGGGCGATGAAGCCGGCCAGCGCCGGGCCGATCGGCCCCTCGTCGCGGCTGGCCTCGTCCACGTCGGCGACGGCGTGGGCCAGGAAGGCATCGAGCACCAGCTCGGCCTTGCTGGGCCAGCGGCGGTAGAGTGTCTGCTTTCCCGCGCCGGCCGCCTCGGCGATCATGCGCGTGGTGACGGCCTCATAGCCGTGCTCCACCACCAGCCGGCGGGCGGCGGCCAGCAGGGCCGGGCCGACATCCTCGTCGCGCGGGCGGCCCGGCAGGCGGGCCGCGGAAGAATCCCCAGTCATGGCCGGGACCATAGCAGCTATTTACGGAACCAAAAGTCTCGAATATATAGGGAACCTGTGGTCCATAAATGATGGAGCGAGCATGAGCACGATCGCAAGCCGGGCCTGGCGCCTGAGCGGGCCGGGCGGAAGCCTGGCCTTCGAGCCGGTGGCGGTGCCGGAACCGCGGCCCGGCACGGTGCGCCTGCGCATGGAAGCGGTGCCGCTCCTGAGCTATCTCGGCGCCTATGTCGCGGGCGGATTGCCCTACTGGTATCCGCCGGGTCCGTTCACCCCTGGCACCAACGGCATCGGCATCGTCGAGGCGATCGGCGCCGACGTGCATCATCTCACCCCCGGCCGGCGCGTCGCGGTCAGCCCCCATCTCGTCGCCGACGAGCTCACCGACGAGCCGGCCCAGATCCTGGTCGGGCTGACCGGCATCAGCCCTGATTCCGGCCCGATGCTCGCCGACTGGCGCCACGGCACGCTGGCCGAGCGCGTGCTGATGCCGGTCTCGGTGCTGGCGCCGCTCGATGGCCTCGACCACCTGCCGTCCGAGCGCCTGGCCGCCCTCGGCAAGTTCGTGGTGCCTCTCGGCGGCCTGCTGCGCGGCCGGCTGGCTCCGGGCGAGGTGCTGGTGGTGAACGGCGCCTCGGGTTATTTCGGCTCGGCCGCCGTGCTGCTCGGCCTGGCTCTCGGCGCCGAGCGCGTGGTCGCGGCTGGGCGCTCGCCCGGTCCGCTCGAGGATCTCGCCCGCGTCGCCGGGCCGCGCGTCATGCCGGTGGCGCTGACCGGCGACGTCGAGGCCGACACCCGTGCCCTGCGCGAGGCGGCAGGCGGCCGGGGTGCGCACCTCGCCTTCGACCAGGTCGGCCAGGCCGCCGACGCCAACGCCACGCTGGCGGCGCTGCGCGCGCTCCGGCGCGGCGGCCGGCTGGTGCTGATGGGCAGCATGACGGCGCCGCTGCCGCTGAGCTATGGCGAGGTGATGCTCAACAATTGGGAGGTGATCGGCAATTTCATGTATGGCCGCGACGCCTATGGCAAGGCGGTGGCGCTGCTGCGCGCCGGCCTGCTCGGGCTCGAGGCGGTGCGCATCACCGGCTTCGCGCTGGAGGACCTGCCGGCGGCGATGCGCCACGCCGCCGCGATGCGGGGGCTCGACTGCACGGTGGTGCGGATTGCCGGCTGAGCGGATGGTTCAGGAGATCGCCTTCAGGGCGCCGCGGCTGCCGGCGCGCAGGGCACTGGCATCGCCGCGCACCTGGTCGCGTCCGCCGCGCTTGGCGGCATAGAGCGCCTCGTCGGCCCGGCCGAGGAGCTCGTCGGCGGTGCGGATGTCCTGCCCGGCCGTATGGGTCGCCACGCCCACGCTGATGGTCACCACGCCGCCGGCGCCGCCGCTGTGCGGCAGGTTGAGGCTCTTCACCGCCCGCCGCAAGCTTTCGGCGACGTGCAGCGCGCCGCCGAGCGGCGTGTCCGGCAGGATGGCCGCCAACTCCTCGCCGCCATAGCGGGCGCCGAGATCGGCCGGCCGTCGCAGGGTCGCCTGGAGGGTCCGGGCGATGGTGCGCAGGCACTCGTCGCCGGCCTGGTGTCCATAGGTGTCGTTGTAGGCCTTGAAGCGGTCGACATCGGCCAGCAGGATGCTGAGCGGCGCAGCATCCCGGCCGCCGCGGGCGAAGGCCTTCTGCAGCGCCTCGTCGAAGGCGCGCCGGTTGGTGAGGCCGGTGAGGCCGTCCGTGGCCGCCAGCCGGGCGAGCTTCTGGTTGGCCAGGGCCAACGCCTCCTCCGACTGCTTGCGCTCGGTGATGTCGGAGAACAGGATCAGCGTCCCGCCGTCGCTCATGTGGCGCGACCGGGCCTCCACCCAGCGCCCGTCGGCCAGGCCGATCAGGCGCTCGCCGGTGCCGAGGATCGCCCGGCAGCGCTGCTCCACCCAGCCGCCCAGGTCGGACGTGGCCGGAGCGGCCTGCTCGCCGCGCTCCACCGTCGCGCGCAGGATGTCGGCGAGGCGCCCGCCGGGGTGGCGCAGGTCGGCGGTGAGCGGGAAGAGGCGCTGGTACTGCGGGTTGCAGAGTTGAATCATGCCCTCGGCGTCGAACAGCACCAGCCCGTCCGCCATGTGCTCCAGCGCGTCCTCGAGGCGCTTGCGCGTGGTTCTCAGGTCCTCCTCGAGGCGTCGCTTGGCGGTGATGTCGCGGTTGTGGGTGATGAGGCCGATCAGCCGGCCTCGATCGTCGCGGATCGGCGCCTTGAGGGTGGAGAGCCAGATCGTGCTGCCGTCCTCGAAGGAGACGTGCTGCTCGATGGTATGCGCCTCGCCGCGGGCGATCACGTCATCCTCGTCGGCCTTGAAGCGGGAGGCGGCATCCGGCGGGAAGAAGTCGAAATCGCTGCGGCCGATCAGAGCCCCGGCCGAAGCGGCCCGCATCAACGTCGCCGTGGCCTGGTTGGCGACGATGAAGCGCCCGTCCAGCCCCTTGGCGTTGAGGCAGTCGGGCAGCGTCTCGGTCACGGCGCGGTAGACCGCATTGGCCTGGAGCAGGGCGCGCTGGCGCTCGTCGTGATGCAGGGCCAGGCCGACCAGCAGCGTCGCCATGAGCACGACCATCGTGGTCGGCAGCGACGTCTGCGGCATCAGTCCGATCCAGGTCCAGTCCGGGACGGCAAGCAGGCTCACCTTGCCGATGACGGCCGTGGCCAGGGCGAGCAGCAGGATGTCGGTCCGGCGCACGGGGCGGCCCGCCACCAGGGCGTGCGCGGCGATGCCGAGCGCCATGGCCAGGGCGATGTGCAGGCTGCCGCCCCAGACATAGATGCCGCCGATCGACAGGCGATAGGCGAGGCAGACGGCGCCGGCGACCAGGCCCGTGAAGGGCCCGCCGAACAGGCCGGCATTGACGATCAGCGCCGCGCGCAGGTCGAAGCTCAGCCCGCCCGGCAGGGCCACCGGCAGCAGCATGGTCAGGATCGCGCCCAGGCCCATCACGATGCCGAAGCCGAGCGGCCGGCCGAGCGGCGCGGAGAAGGGCAGGAGGCTGCGGGTGTTGGTCCAGGCGCTCACCACCGCCACGACGATCGCCAGATTGGCGAGCAGCCCTTGCCAGAACCCGGGCATGGCACCTCCCGCATTGCCCAGCCGGCGCCGTGCGGGCTGGGTCGATCGCGCCCGTGGAGCGATCCGATCGCGGACGTCTTAGCCGATCTTCCTGAGCAGCCTGTTAACGGCGATCGGAGGAGTGGAGACAATCGACCGAAAAGCCCTTTTGGATGAGCCTGTTGTGACGGAGACCGCGCTCGCGGGGCCGCGCTCCTCACGCCGGCGGCGCGGATCCCTCCGCCGCGGCCCGGATGTCACGCCACAGCGCCTCGACATGGCGCCGTTCGGTCGCCAGGGCTCCGATCGAGACACGCGCCATCCAGCGCCCGTCCAGCACGGCCGGCGTGAGATAGGCCGCGCCCGACCGGTTGAGCCGCTCGACCCAGCCGAGGGTGTGGCGGTCGAGCGCCTCGCCGTCCAGGGCTTGCGGCCGGTGGCGGATGCACACGGTCTGCAGCGGCGCCGGCGCCACCACGGCCCAGTCCGGCATCCCGCGCACCGCATCCGCGAGCCAGGC
This window of the Labrys wisconsinensis genome carries:
- a CDS encoding diguanylate cyclase; translation: MPGFWQGLLANLAIVVAVVSAWTNTRSLLPFSAPLGRPLGFGIVMGLGAILTMLLPVALPGGLSFDLRAALIVNAGLFGGPFTGLVAGAVCLAYRLSIGGIYVWGGSLHIALAMALGIAAHALVAGRPVRRTDILLLALATAVIGKVSLLAVPDWTWIGLMPQTSLPTTMVVLMATLLVGLALHHDERQRALLQANAVYRAVTETLPDCLNAKGLDGRFIVANQATATLMRAASAGALIGRSDFDFFPPDAASRFKADEDDVIARGEAHTIEQHVSFEDGSTIWLSTLKAPIRDDRGRLIGLITHNRDITAKRRLEEDLRTTRKRLEDALEHMADGLVLFDAEGMIQLCNPQYQRLFPLTADLRHPGGRLADILRATVERGEQAAPATSDLGGWVEQRCRAILGTGERLIGLADGRWVEARSRHMSDGGTLILFSDITERKQSEEALALANQKLARLAATDGLTGLTNRRAFDEALQKAFARGGRDAAPLSILLADVDRFKAYNDTYGHQAGDECLRTIARTLQATLRRPADLGARYGGEELAAILPDTPLGGALHVAESLRRAVKSLNLPHSGGAGGVVTISVGVATHTAGQDIRTADELLGRADEALYAAKRGGRDQVRGDASALRAGSRGALKAIS
- a CDS encoding outer membrane protein; translation: MRTLSCALFAAVLATPAMAADVPQAVEPLAPVPVTLPFSWTGFYVGVNAGAAIDGSDVSNRLGGSFLTSPDAAAYQRQYPGSLGSGSTGFTGGGLLGYNWQFSNFVLGGEADINYAGIDSSSSRAFALTAPFVGNESQRYGLRSDWFGTVRARAGFAWDSLLIYGTGGLAYGDVRASARQTETQGGVTTFDWSGASSDTKVGWTAGAGIEYALDDNWIIGAEYLHVDLGRSRFAMPDAGGSAFTMTGRADAKFDVVRATVKYKF
- a CDS encoding quinone oxidoreductase family protein, which encodes MSTIASRAWRLSGPGGSLAFEPVAVPEPRPGTVRLRMEAVPLLSYLGAYVAGGLPYWYPPGPFTPGTNGIGIVEAIGADVHHLTPGRRVAVSPHLVADELTDEPAQILVGLTGISPDSGPMLADWRHGTLAERVLMPVSVLAPLDGLDHLPSERLAALGKFVVPLGGLLRGRLAPGEVLVVNGASGYFGSAAVLLGLALGAERVVAAGRSPGPLEDLARVAGPRVMPVALTGDVEADTRALREAAGGRGAHLAFDQVGQAADANATLAALRALRRGGRLVLMGSMTAPLPLSYGEVMLNNWEVIGNFMYGRDAYGKAVALLRAGLLGLEAVRITGFALEDLPAAMRHAAAMRGLDCTVVRIAG
- a CDS encoding TetR/AcrR family transcriptional regulator, which translates into the protein MTGDSSAARLPGRPRDEDVGPALLAAARRLVVEHGYEAVTTRMIAEAAGAGKQTLYRRWPSKAELVLDAFLAHAVADVDEASRDEGPIGPALAGFIARTFAALAISGAGVRGLMASAQHDAAFRGLFRTRFVEPRREALRRLLRAGIARGDLPAGADVEAAVLLVFGAVWYRLLLDEDIGAPQAERLAAVALDGLRARS